From a region of the Streptomyces sp. NBC_01454 genome:
- a CDS encoding glycoside hydrolase family 35 protein, translating into MTRFEVGERDFLLDGRPVRLLSGALHYFRVHEAQWGHRLAMLRAMGLNCVETYVPWNLHEPRPGEFRDPEVLGRFLDAVRAAGLWAIVRPGPYICAEWENGGLPEWLTGPLGRRVRTRDAGYLRAVDRWWERLLPQVVARQCTAASGPGGPGGGPVLMVQVENEYGSYGSDGAYLEWLVERLRARGVRVPLCTSDGPEDHMLGAGSVPGALATVNFGSGAREAFAALRRHRPAGPLMCMEFWCGWFAHWGRAPAPRSARDAAAALREILECGASVNVYMAHGGTSFGGWAGANRSGALHDGELRATVTSYDYGAPVDERGRPTEKFWRFREVLAEWADGPLPPVPEPEPVLSAPARAVVDRWAPAEGVMAALGGAEVEAGHPATFEELGVDRGVVRYQVTVPGSRGRYPLRVTGLRDRAVVCVDGERRAVVDGGEVLLGEVAGAASVELWVGSLGRVNYGPRLAESKGIVGGLLHERQYLHGVRSRGLRLDALEEAGAVAKVPFRGVAEAGGAAGLYRGTVTVAGRAGDAELALPGWRHGFAWLNGFCLGRYRSVGPQRTLYVPGPVLREGGNELLLWEWEGAPALVGEGPGAPGLSACAAGS; encoded by the coding sequence GTGACGCGGTTCGAGGTGGGCGAGCGGGACTTCCTGCTGGACGGGCGGCCGGTGCGGCTGCTGTCCGGGGCGCTGCACTACTTCCGGGTGCACGAGGCGCAGTGGGGCCACCGGCTGGCGATGCTCCGGGCGATGGGCCTGAACTGTGTGGAGACCTATGTGCCGTGGAATCTGCACGAGCCGCGGCCCGGGGAGTTCAGGGACCCGGAGGTGCTGGGGCGGTTTTTGGACGCGGTGCGGGCGGCGGGGCTGTGGGCGATCGTCCGCCCGGGGCCGTACATCTGCGCGGAGTGGGAGAACGGCGGGCTGCCGGAGTGGCTGACCGGGCCGCTGGGCCGGCGGGTGCGGACGCGGGACGCGGGGTATCTGCGGGCCGTGGACCGCTGGTGGGAGCGATTGCTGCCGCAGGTCGTGGCGCGTCAGTGCACAGCGGCATCGGGGCCCGGCGGCCCGGGTGGCGGGCCGGTGCTGATGGTTCAGGTGGAGAACGAGTACGGCTCGTACGGCAGCGACGGCGCGTATCTGGAGTGGCTGGTGGAGCGGCTGCGTGCGCGGGGGGTGCGGGTGCCGCTGTGCACGTCGGACGGGCCCGAGGACCACATGCTGGGCGCGGGGTCGGTGCCGGGGGCGCTGGCCACCGTCAACTTCGGTTCCGGCGCGCGGGAGGCGTTCGCGGCGCTGCGGCGCCACCGGCCGGCGGGGCCGCTGATGTGCATGGAGTTCTGGTGCGGGTGGTTCGCGCACTGGGGGCGGGCGCCGGCGCCGCGCTCCGCGCGGGACGCGGCGGCGGCGCTGCGCGAGATCCTGGAGTGCGGGGCATCGGTCAATGTCTATATGGCGCACGGCGGGACGAGCTTCGGCGGGTGGGCGGGGGCCAACCGGTCGGGTGCACTGCACGACGGGGAGCTGCGGGCGACGGTCACCTCGTACGACTACGGGGCACCGGTCGACGAGCGGGGGCGGCCGACGGAGAAGTTCTGGCGGTTCCGGGAGGTGCTCGCCGAGTGGGCGGACGGGCCGCTGCCGCCAGTGCCGGAACCGGAGCCGGTGCTGTCGGCTCCGGCGCGCGCGGTGGTGGACCGATGGGCGCCGGCGGAGGGGGTGATGGCGGCGCTGGGCGGTGCGGAGGTCGAGGCGGGCCATCCGGCGACGTTCGAGGAGCTGGGCGTGGACCGGGGGGTGGTGCGCTATCAGGTGACGGTGCCCGGGTCGCGGGGCCGGTATCCGCTGCGGGTGACGGGACTGCGGGACCGGGCGGTGGTGTGCGTCGACGGGGAGCGCCGGGCCGTGGTGGACGGCGGGGAGGTGCTGCTCGGCGAGGTGGCGGGGGCGGCATCGGTGGAGTTGTGGGTGGGGTCGCTGGGGCGGGTCAACTACGGGCCGCGGCTTGCCGAGTCGAAGGGGATCGTGGGCGGGCTGCTGCACGAGCGGCAGTATCTGCACGGGGTGCGGTCGCGGGGGCTGCGGCTGGACGCGCTGGAGGAGGCGGGGGCGGTGGCGAAGGTGCCGTTCCGTGGGGTGGCGGAGGCCGGTGGGGCCGCGGGGCTGTACCGGGGCACGGTGACGGTGGCCGGGCGGGCCGGGGACGCGGAGCTCGCGCTGCCGGGCTGGCGTCACGGGTTCGCCTGGCTCAACGGGTTCTGCCTGGGGCGGTATCGGTCGGTCGGCCCGCAGCGGACCCTGTATGTGCCCGGCCCGGTGCTGCGCGAGGGCGGCAACGAGTTGCTGCTGTGGGAGTGGGAGGGCGCCCCGGCCCTCGTGGGGGAAGGGCCGGGGGCGCCCGGTCTGTCTGCCTGCGCGGCGGGGAGCTGA
- a CDS encoding helix-turn-helix domain-containing protein encodes MYHTWMRYFTPNPVHHRLGLVCLGVGLQHGTLPPVGPRTLDHHVAIVISAGRGWCTTPDGRRHPVTAPALLWITPGVEHHYGADPETGWDESFVDFTGPAAETYTELGYIERDRPLVPLADTGPARAAVGRIARAARRGNPLLEVETSAAVHELLVVLRRARADTDARGEPVLTALARDAFLPLSVAEHAARHGMTPAELRTAVRRGAGCSPKDYLLGIRLGRAKELLAGTELPVAAVARRVGYDDPAYFSRLFTRRVGTAPVRFRDHQVHSVPGGWSTQIPDPDDPPLVSG; translated from the coding sequence GTGTACCACACCTGGATGCGGTACTTCACACCGAACCCGGTCCATCACCGGCTCGGCCTGGTGTGCCTGGGCGTCGGCCTTCAGCACGGCACCCTGCCCCCGGTCGGCCCGCGCACCCTCGACCACCACGTCGCCATCGTCATCAGCGCCGGCCGCGGCTGGTGCACCACCCCCGACGGCCGCCGCCACCCGGTCACCGCCCCCGCCCTCCTGTGGATCACACCGGGCGTGGAGCACCACTACGGGGCCGACCCCGAGACCGGCTGGGACGAAAGCTTCGTCGACTTCACCGGCCCCGCCGCCGAGACCTACACCGAACTCGGCTACATCGAACGGGACCGCCCCCTCGTCCCGCTCGCGGACACCGGCCCGGCGCGCGCGGCCGTGGGACGCATCGCCCGGGCCGCACGGCGCGGCAACCCCCTCCTGGAGGTGGAGACCTCCGCCGCCGTCCACGAACTCCTCGTCGTCCTGCGCCGGGCCCGGGCCGATACGGACGCCCGGGGCGAACCCGTCCTGACGGCGCTGGCCCGCGACGCGTTCCTGCCGCTCTCCGTCGCCGAGCACGCCGCCCGGCACGGCATGACCCCCGCGGAACTCCGCACGGCCGTCCGCCGCGGTGCCGGCTGCAGCCCCAAGGACTACCTGCTGGGGATCCGCCTGGGCCGCGCCAAGGAACTCCTCGCGGGAACCGAACTGCCGGTGGCCGCCGTGGCCCGCCGGGTCGGCTACGACGACCCGGCCTACTTCAGCCGCCTGTTCACCCGCCGCGTCGGCACCGCCCCGGTCCGCTTCCGCGACCACCAGGTCCACAGCGTGCCGGGCGGCTGGTCCACACAGATCCCCGACCCGGACGACCCACCGCTGGTCAGCGGCTGA